A portion of the Corynebacterium rouxii genome contains these proteins:
- a CDS encoding sensor histidine kinase, producing MYVVIAFVLGVVLSGLALPALKWVRGRSYRTAKKGDNKVTTVSQMLHLTVQGSPTGMAVIDATGAVLLSNVRSHEMGIVHERTLNPDIWELAQEAYKDQETHAIELVIDERRNRITSVRAVVKPLTLVDDRYVVIYSTDESENQRMEAARRDFVANVSHELKTPVGGMALLAEAITEASDDQEQVEYFGNRLYKEAHRLADMINELISLSKLQGAEALPDLEPVSVDRVIDEALARNVLAADTAGIELNRGKPCNAMVMGDMTLLVTAVSNLISNAINYSPQGMPISVATKISRDGRVLIRVIDNGIGISVENQNRVFERFFRVDKARSRSTGGTGLGLAIVKHVAANHGGDVTLWSRPGTGSTFTIELPIYHETDTGRRKDKN from the coding sequence GTGTACGTCGTTATCGCATTTGTGTTGGGCGTGGTCCTTTCGGGCCTCGCCCTACCTGCGTTGAAATGGGTGCGCGGCCGTAGTTATCGCACGGCGAAAAAGGGGGACAATAAGGTCACCACTGTGAGCCAGATGCTGCATTTGACGGTGCAGGGCTCGCCTACGGGCATGGCAGTGATCGACGCAACGGGGGCAGTTTTATTGTCTAATGTGCGTTCCCATGAGATGGGAATTGTGCATGAGCGCACGCTTAATCCGGATATTTGGGAGCTTGCGCAAGAGGCATATAAAGATCAAGAGACTCATGCGATTGAGCTGGTGATCGACGAGCGGCGTAATCGCATCACCTCGGTGCGTGCGGTGGTCAAACCGCTCACGCTTGTCGACGACCGCTATGTGGTCATTTACAGCACGGATGAGTCGGAAAACCAGCGCATGGAAGCGGCACGCCGTGACTTTGTAGCTAACGTGTCCCATGAGCTGAAAACCCCTGTGGGTGGCATGGCGTTGTTGGCGGAGGCTATCACTGAGGCCTCTGATGATCAAGAGCAGGTGGAATACTTTGGTAACCGCCTGTACAAAGAAGCTCATCGCCTCGCCGATATGATTAACGAGCTCATCTCATTGTCTAAGCTCCAAGGTGCTGAGGCATTGCCAGATCTGGAGCCGGTGAGTGTGGATCGCGTGATCGACGAGGCACTGGCACGTAATGTGTTGGCTGCCGATACCGCGGGCATTGAGCTCAACCGTGGCAAGCCATGCAATGCGATGGTGATGGGGGATATGACGCTGCTGGTCACGGCGGTGTCTAACTTGATTAGCAACGCTATTAATTATTCGCCACAGGGAATGCCCATTTCGGTGGCGACGAAAATTTCGCGGGATGGCCGTGTTCTTATTCGAGTAATCGATAACGGCATTGGTATCTCTGTGGAGAATCAAAATCGAGTGTTTGAGCGCTTCTTCCGCGTAGATAAAGCACGGTCGCGTTCTACAGGCGGCACTGGGTTGGGGCTTGCGATCGTCAAACATGTGGCAGCCAATCACGGCGGTGATGTCACGTTGTGGTCGCGTCCTGGGACCGGTTCGACGTTTACGATCGAGCTTCCGATCTATCATGAAACTGACACGGGTCGCCGAAAGGATAAGAACTGA
- a CDS encoding 30S ribosomal protein bS22, which yields MGSVIKKRRKRMSKKKHRKLLRRTRVQRRKLGK from the coding sequence ATGGGTTCTGTCATCAAGAAGCGCCGTAAGCGCATGTCCAAGAAGAAGCACCGCAAGCTGCTGCGCCGCACCCGTGTTCAGCGTAGAAAGCTCGGTAAGTAA
- the mshA gene encoding D-inositol-3-phosphate glycosyltransferase has product MRIAMISMHTSPLQQPGSGDAGGMNVYIISIARELARRGVDVDIYTRATRPSQGDIVEVESGLRVINIVAGPYEGLSKEELPTQLAAFAGGVVQFAKCHHMRYDVIHSHYWLSGQVGWLLRDLWNIPLVHTAHTLAAVKNAHRSAGDTEESEARRICEQQLVDNADILVVNTPEETNDLVRHYDANPDSVAVIAPGANVELFTPGTQRNTEQSRRFLGIPLHTKVVAFVGRLQKFKGPEVLLRAVAEMLERDPDRDMRVIMCGGPSGAAATVEYYIELTRSLGIAHRVRFLDPRPPEELVSVYQAADVVAVPSYNESFGLVAMEAQASGTPVVAARVGGLPIAVVDGETGVLVDGHNPITWADALEQLLDDDPTRQQMGVAAVEHAANFTWAAAAEKLESVYGDAAMLDVAQCHDRYATGSDRA; this is encoded by the coding sequence ATGCGCATTGCCATGATCTCTATGCACACTTCGCCCCTCCAGCAACCAGGCAGCGGAGACGCAGGTGGAATGAACGTCTACATCATTTCCATCGCCCGCGAACTCGCACGTCGCGGCGTGGACGTTGACATTTACACCCGTGCCACTCGCCCCAGCCAAGGCGACATTGTAGAGGTGGAGTCGGGGCTGCGCGTGATCAACATTGTGGCCGGCCCCTACGAGGGCCTAAGCAAAGAAGAACTGCCCACCCAGCTCGCAGCCTTTGCGGGTGGCGTGGTGCAATTCGCCAAGTGTCACCACATGCGTTACGACGTCATCCATTCCCACTACTGGCTTTCCGGCCAAGTCGGCTGGCTGCTGCGCGACCTGTGGAATATCCCGCTGGTGCACACCGCGCACACCCTTGCGGCGGTAAAAAATGCGCACCGCAGCGCAGGGGATACTGAGGAGTCAGAAGCCAGGCGTATTTGTGAGCAACAGCTTGTAGATAACGCCGACATCCTCGTGGTGAACACCCCCGAGGAAACCAACGACCTCGTGCGCCACTATGACGCCAACCCTGATTCGGTGGCTGTGATCGCGCCGGGTGCCAATGTGGAGCTATTTACTCCTGGTACGCAGCGCAATACGGAGCAGTCTCGGCGGTTCTTGGGTATTCCGCTGCATACCAAAGTGGTGGCTTTTGTGGGAAGGTTGCAAAAGTTTAAAGGACCTGAGGTGTTGTTACGTGCGGTGGCGGAGATGTTGGAGCGCGATCCGGATCGCGATATGCGTGTGATTATGTGCGGTGGGCCGTCAGGTGCCGCTGCCACGGTGGAGTACTACATTGAGTTGACACGCAGTTTGGGTATTGCGCATCGGGTGCGGTTTTTGGATCCGCGTCCGCCGGAGGAGCTGGTGAGTGTGTACCAGGCGGCTGATGTGGTGGCGGTGCCATCCTATAACGAGTCGTTTGGTCTGGTTGCGATGGAGGCGCAGGCTAGTGGTACTCCGGTGGTGGCTGCTCGTGTTGGCGGCTTGCCTATTGCGGTGGTCGATGGGGAGACGGGCGTGCTTGTCGACGGCCACAATCCAATAACGTGGGCGGACGCGTTGGAGCAATTGCTTGACGACGACCCCACGCGTCAGCAGATGGGTGTGGCTGCGGTGGAACATGCGGCGAACTTTACGTGGGCTGCGGCTGCGGAGAAGCTGGAGTCGGTGTATGGGGATGCGGCGATGTTGGATGTTGCGCAGTGTCATGACCGCTACGCCACAGGTTCCGATCGGGCATAA
- a CDS encoding long-chain-fatty-acid--CoA ligase, with product MSAYETKKWLHYYPDWTPHSLDYGDTTLLDVYSNNLALNKDKPATYFFGRQTSYGDLDKQVRTAAAGLRALGVRSGDRVAIALPNCPQHIVAYWAVLMLGATVVEHNPLYTAHELEAPFQDHGARVAIVWDKAADTLEKLRRSTPLETIVSVNMMTAMPAVQQALLRLPIPMIRKKRDALTASAPNTIPWEILVGSALGGNGDDVVPCPEVTKKSIALILYTSGTTGTPKGAQLSHGNLFANIMQGKAWVKGIGDQDERLLAALPMFHAYGVTIVLNLAFYVGGELVLLPAPQIPLIMKIMKKHTPTWVPGVPTLYQKIVEAAERDGISISGVRNSFSGASSLPVETVARWEALTGGLLVEGYGLTETSPIIVGNPMTTDRRPGYVGVPFPDTEIRIANPDNLDETLPDGQEGEVLVRGPQVFSGYLNNPEATAKSFHGQWYRTGDVGIMEEDGFIRLVARIKEVIITGGFNVYPAEVEEVLRNHPDITDATVVGLPRGDGSESVVAAITLAAGAALDPEGLKAYCRENLTRYKVPRTFYHFEELPKDQLGKVRRKDVQEALAAKK from the coding sequence ATGTCGGCATACGAGACAAAAAAGTGGCTTCACTATTACCCCGATTGGACGCCGCATAGCCTAGATTATGGCGACACGACGCTTCTCGACGTCTACTCGAACAACCTCGCCCTAAATAAGGACAAACCGGCCACCTACTTCTTTGGCCGCCAAACCTCCTACGGTGACCTCGACAAACAGGTACGCACCGCAGCCGCCGGTCTGCGGGCACTAGGCGTACGCAGCGGCGACCGCGTGGCCATCGCTCTTCCCAACTGCCCACAGCACATCGTGGCCTACTGGGCGGTACTCATGCTCGGAGCCACCGTGGTCGAGCACAATCCGCTCTACACCGCACACGAGCTGGAAGCCCCCTTCCAAGACCATGGCGCACGCGTGGCTATCGTGTGGGACAAAGCCGCCGATACCCTGGAGAAACTCCGCCGCAGCACACCACTAGAAACCATCGTGTCGGTCAACATGATGACCGCCATGCCAGCCGTACAACAGGCACTACTGCGCCTTCCTATCCCGATGATTCGGAAGAAGCGCGACGCACTGACCGCATCCGCGCCCAACACCATCCCATGGGAAATCCTGGTGGGATCCGCACTAGGCGGCAATGGCGACGACGTCGTCCCCTGCCCCGAGGTGACCAAAAAGTCCATCGCCCTGATCCTCTACACCTCCGGCACCACCGGTACACCCAAAGGTGCGCAGCTGTCACACGGCAACCTCTTTGCCAACATCATGCAGGGTAAAGCATGGGTCAAAGGCATTGGCGACCAAGACGAACGCCTTCTCGCTGCTCTGCCTATGTTCCACGCCTATGGCGTGACCATCGTGCTCAACCTAGCGTTCTACGTAGGCGGCGAACTGGTCCTGCTCCCAGCGCCGCAAATTCCGTTGATCATGAAGATCATGAAGAAGCACACCCCTACGTGGGTGCCTGGCGTTCCCACGCTCTATCAAAAGATTGTGGAAGCCGCAGAGCGCGACGGAATCTCTATCTCCGGTGTGCGCAACTCATTTTCTGGTGCGTCGAGCCTGCCCGTGGAAACCGTCGCCCGTTGGGAAGCACTCACCGGCGGTTTACTCGTCGAAGGCTACGGCTTGACCGAAACCTCCCCCATCATTGTGGGCAACCCTATGACCACCGATCGCCGCCCAGGCTATGTCGGCGTACCGTTCCCCGACACCGAAATCCGCATTGCCAACCCAGACAACTTGGACGAAACCCTGCCTGACGGGCAAGAAGGCGAAGTGCTGGTGCGGGGGCCGCAGGTGTTCAGCGGTTACCTGAACAATCCCGAGGCGACGGCAAAGAGCTTCCACGGACAGTGGTATCGCACTGGCGACGTGGGAATCATGGAGGAAGACGGCTTTATCCGCCTCGTGGCCCGCATCAAGGAAGTCATCATCACCGGCGGTTTTAACGTCTATCCCGCCGAGGTGGAAGAAGTTTTGCGCAATCACCCAGACATTACAGACGCTACCGTCGTTGGCCTTCCGCGTGGCGACGGCTCCGAGTCCGTGGTTGCGGCCATCACGCTTGCCGCTGGCGCTGCCCTCGATCCCGAGGGATTGAAAGCATACTGTCGCGAAAATCTCACCCGCTACAAAGTGCCACGCACCTTCTACCACTTCGAGGAATTGCCGAAAGACCAGTTGGGCAAGGTACGACGCAAAGATGTGCAGGAAGCATTAGCAGCGAAGAAATAA
- a CDS encoding thioredoxin domain-containing protein has translation MYFMQKSARRSLIAILAIVVLIVVAGGAYMLGNKSAGTQAEKTAANATPGTKGLDGPTPLADGSFDATIFGPAKELKSADDILNVHRRNAKDPFAVGAVDAPLVITEFSDFECPFCARWSNQTEPTLIEEYVSKGLVRIEWNDLPINGEHALAAAKAGRAAAAQGKFDEFRKSLFEASRNVNGHPNNSLKNFEDFARKAGVKDMARFSREAQDSTYDEVLAKAADYAHGLGVSGTPAFVVGTQYISGAQPTEEFIKVIESELKKSPTFSTPSTHQN, from the coding sequence ATGTACTTCATGCAGAAGTCAGCGCGTCGCAGCCTTATTGCGATTCTCGCCATTGTTGTTTTGATTGTGGTGGCGGGAGGTGCGTATATGCTCGGCAATAAGTCGGCAGGTACCCAGGCCGAAAAAACGGCGGCTAATGCAACACCTGGCACGAAGGGCCTCGATGGCCCCACGCCGCTTGCCGACGGTTCCTTTGATGCGACTATCTTTGGCCCTGCTAAAGAGCTTAAGTCTGCCGATGACATTCTCAATGTGCATCGTCGTAACGCGAAGGATCCCTTTGCTGTGGGTGCTGTGGATGCGCCACTGGTGATTACGGAGTTCTCTGACTTTGAGTGCCCCTTCTGTGCCCGCTGGTCTAACCAGACCGAGCCAACGCTGATCGAAGAGTACGTGTCCAAGGGCTTGGTGCGTATCGAATGGAATGATCTTCCAATCAACGGCGAGCACGCGTTGGCTGCGGCGAAGGCTGGGCGTGCCGCTGCCGCGCAAGGCAAGTTTGATGAATTCCGCAAGTCCCTGTTTGAGGCTTCGCGTAACGTAAATGGCCACCCGAATAACTCTTTGAAGAATTTTGAGGACTTTGCGCGCAAGGCTGGCGTGAAAGACATGGCTCGTTTTTCCCGTGAGGCACAAGATTCCACCTACGACGAGGTTTTGGCCAAGGCTGCTGATTACGCCCACGGATTGGGTGTGAGCGGTACTCCGGCATTTGTGGTGGGCACGCAGTATATTTCTGGTGCCCAGCCTACGGAGGAATTTATTAAGGTGATTGAGTCGGAGTTGAAGAAGTCTCCTACCTTCTCCACGCCTTCCACCCACCAAAACTAA
- a CDS encoding phosphoglyceromutase: protein MTTGKLILLRHGQSEWNASNQFTGWVDVNLTEKGEAEAKRGGELLKAQGVLPSVVYTSLLRRAIRTANIALNAADRHWIPVVRDWRLNERHYGALQGLNKAETKEKYGDDQFMAWRRSYGTPPPELEDSSEFSQANDPRYANLDVVPRTECLKDVVERFVPYFKEEILPRVKNGETVLIAAHGNSLRALVKHLDNISDEDIAELNIPTGIPLVYELDEAGTVLNPGGTYLDPEAAAAGAAAVAAQGAK, encoded by the coding sequence ATGACTACTGGAAAACTGATTCTTCTTCGTCACGGACAAAGCGAATGGAACGCTTCCAACCAGTTCACCGGCTGGGTGGACGTCAACCTCACCGAAAAGGGCGAGGCAGAGGCTAAGCGCGGCGGCGAGCTGCTCAAGGCTCAGGGTGTCCTGCCAAGCGTGGTGTACACCTCTTTGCTGCGCCGTGCTATCCGCACCGCCAACATTGCTCTGAACGCCGCTGATCGCCACTGGATCCCAGTTGTTCGCGATTGGCGCCTCAACGAGCGCCACTACGGTGCACTGCAGGGCCTGAACAAGGCTGAGACCAAGGAAAAGTACGGCGACGACCAGTTCATGGCATGGCGTCGTTCTTATGGCACCCCACCACCAGAGCTTGAGGATTCCAGCGAGTTCTCCCAGGCAAACGATCCTCGTTACGCCAACCTTGACGTGGTTCCTCGCACAGAGTGTTTGAAGGACGTTGTTGAGCGTTTCGTTCCTTACTTCAAGGAAGAGATCCTGCCGCGTGTGAAGAACGGCGAGACTGTTTTGATCGCTGCGCACGGTAACTCCCTGCGCGCATTGGTCAAGCACCTTGACAACATCTCTGATGAAGACATCGCTGAGCTCAACATTCCAACCGGTATTCCGCTGGTCTACGAGCTCGACGAGGCTGGCACGGTGCTCAACCCAGGTGGCACCTATCTTGACCCAGAGGCTGCTGCTGCCGGTGCTGCCGCAGTTGCTGCTCAGGGCGCTAAGTAG
- a CDS encoding helix-turn-helix domain-containing protein, which translates to MAREDNGSFLTVAEVAEIMRVSKMTVYRLVHSGELPAVRVGRSFRVHEKAVNEYLDSSYYNVG; encoded by the coding sequence ATGGCTAGAGAAGATAATGGCTCATTCCTCACAGTTGCTGAGGTTGCGGAGATCATGCGCGTTTCTAAAATGACCGTGTACCGCTTGGTTCACTCCGGTGAACTGCCAGCAGTTCGTGTGGGACGTAGTTTCCGTGTGCACGAGAAAGCTGTGAATGAGTACCTCGATTCCTCCTACTACAACGTGGGTTAA
- a CDS encoding response regulator transcription factor, with amino-acid sequence MTSILLVEDEESLADPLAFLLRKEGFDVVIAGDGPSALVEFERNAIDIVLLDLMLPGMPGTDVCKRLRAVSSVPVIMVTARDSEIDKVVGLELGADDYVTKPYSSRELIARIRAVLRRGGETVEESDEILGSGRIHMDVERHTVTVDGEEISMPLKEFDLLEYLMRNSGRVLTRGQLIDRVWGADYVGDTKTLDVHIKRLRSKIEPEPSAPHHVITVRGLGYKYED; translated from the coding sequence ATGACCTCTATCTTGTTGGTTGAAGACGAAGAATCGCTAGCCGATCCCCTCGCGTTCTTGTTGCGCAAGGAAGGCTTTGACGTAGTAATCGCCGGTGATGGCCCCAGCGCCTTGGTGGAGTTTGAACGCAACGCCATTGATATTGTGCTGCTCGACCTCATGCTTCCTGGCATGCCGGGTACGGATGTGTGCAAGCGCCTGCGGGCAGTTTCCTCCGTGCCAGTGATCATGGTGACGGCACGGGATTCGGAGATCGACAAAGTTGTTGGCCTAGAACTCGGTGCCGACGACTACGTGACTAAACCGTATTCTTCCCGCGAACTGATCGCCCGAATCCGTGCCGTGCTGCGTCGTGGCGGGGAAACGGTAGAAGAATCGGATGAGATTCTTGGCAGTGGCCGAATCCATATGGACGTGGAACGCCACACCGTCACCGTCGACGGTGAGGAGATCTCCATGCCGCTAAAAGAATTCGACCTGTTGGAATACCTCATGCGCAACTCGGGGCGCGTGCTCACCCGCGGCCAGCTCATCGACCGTGTCTGGGGTGCCGACTACGTAGGCGACACCAAAACCTTGGATGTGCACATTAAACGCCTACGATCCAAGATCGAACCAGAGCCCTCAGCGCCACACCACGTCATTACTGTGCGCGGTCTGGGCTACAAGTACGAAGACTAG
- a CDS encoding Ppx/GppA phosphatase family protein: MRLGVLDVGSNTVHLVAVNATQGGRPAPMSDWKTTLKLVEYLDASGAITETGVRKLVSAVGEAAELAQRLGCDELMSFATSAVRSATNSEAVLAQVERETGVRLEVLSGKDEARLTFLAVRRWYGWSAGRITNLDIGGGSLEISTGMDEEPDTAFSLDLGAARLTHQWFDTDPPARKKINVLRDFIDAELVDVAQQVNTYGPARLAVGTSKTFRTLARLTGSAPSSAGPFVTRDLTAPGLRQLIAFISRMTAADRAELEGVSSDRSHQIVAGALVAEAAMRALNIERLQICPWALREGVILRRTEQGIVPEETSKGDE; the protein is encoded by the coding sequence GTGAGATTAGGTGTATTGGACGTTGGTAGTAACACGGTTCATCTTGTGGCGGTGAACGCGACTCAAGGTGGTCGCCCCGCCCCGATGAGCGATTGGAAGACCACTTTGAAGCTGGTGGAGTACCTTGACGCCTCGGGGGCTATCACCGAAACGGGGGTACGCAAGCTGGTGTCGGCGGTCGGGGAGGCCGCAGAACTGGCGCAGCGTTTGGGCTGCGATGAACTGATGTCTTTTGCCACCTCCGCAGTGCGATCGGCAACCAATTCGGAAGCTGTTCTCGCCCAAGTGGAACGCGAGACGGGGGTGCGCCTCGAGGTCCTCTCCGGCAAGGATGAGGCTCGTCTGACCTTCCTTGCGGTGCGTCGTTGGTATGGCTGGTCTGCCGGCCGGATCACCAACTTGGACATCGGCGGTGGCTCATTAGAAATTTCGACCGGTATGGATGAAGAGCCCGATACTGCGTTTTCCCTCGACTTGGGAGCCGCTCGGTTGACCCATCAATGGTTTGATACCGATCCGCCGGCGCGGAAGAAAATCAACGTCCTACGCGATTTTATCGACGCCGAGCTTGTCGACGTCGCCCAGCAAGTCAACACTTATGGCCCCGCGCGCCTCGCGGTGGGAACCTCGAAAACATTTCGTACACTCGCTCGATTGACGGGATCGGCGCCGTCGTCGGCAGGACCTTTTGTTACGCGTGATCTGACCGCGCCGGGGCTGAGGCAGCTGATTGCATTTATTTCTCGTATGACCGCTGCGGATCGTGCGGAGTTGGAGGGGGTAAGCTCAGATCGTTCGCATCAGATTGTTGCCGGCGCGTTGGTTGCCGAGGCGGCTATGCGTGCGCTTAACATTGAGCGGTTACAGATTTGTCCGTGGGCTTTGCGCGAGGGAGTCATACTTCGACGCACGGAACAGGGTATTGTGCCAGAAGAAACCTCAAAAGGAGATGAGTAG
- a CDS encoding HAD-IB family hydrolase, producing the protein MSQSIPEPHWHQTPQEFLASWSTSRGNLRRFFEEHALPPIDARTQREAGEAAAELAASELFGIKLDEYTSGLDSVSGSFEAAGAQHVTTANPEIPQDIGAAAFFDIDNTLIQGSSLVVFAMGLAKKKYFKLSEILPVAWKQIKFRVTGNENANDVAEGRQQALEFIKGRRVDELVALCEEIVDNNMSEKLWPGTKQLADQHIADGQQVWLVSATPVQLAQALAKRLGFTGALGTVAEVKDGVFTGRLVGDILHGPGKLHAVAALATIERLDLSRCTAYSDSINDVPMLSMVGTAVAINPDRPLAKVAKQHGWAVRDYRSLRKAIRTFGIPALVTAAFSFGGWKAWRR; encoded by the coding sequence GTGAGTCAGTCCATCCCAGAACCCCACTGGCACCAGACCCCCCAAGAATTCTTGGCCAGCTGGTCCACTTCACGTGGCAACCTACGCCGATTCTTCGAGGAACACGCCCTTCCGCCTATCGACGCCCGCACGCAGCGCGAAGCCGGCGAAGCCGCCGCCGAACTCGCCGCCAGCGAGCTCTTTGGCATCAAGCTCGACGAATACACCTCCGGCCTCGATTCGGTATCCGGCTCCTTTGAGGCAGCCGGCGCTCAGCACGTCACAACAGCCAACCCAGAAATCCCCCAAGACATTGGAGCAGCCGCGTTCTTTGACATCGACAACACGTTGATCCAGGGATCGTCACTCGTTGTTTTTGCCATGGGGTTGGCTAAGAAAAAGTACTTTAAGCTCAGCGAAATCCTGCCAGTGGCGTGGAAACAGATCAAGTTTCGGGTCACAGGCAACGAAAACGCTAACGACGTCGCCGAAGGCCGCCAGCAAGCCCTCGAGTTTATTAAAGGTCGCCGCGTAGATGAGCTCGTTGCCCTGTGCGAGGAGATCGTTGATAACAACATGAGCGAAAAACTCTGGCCCGGCACCAAACAACTCGCCGATCAACACATTGCCGACGGCCAACAAGTATGGCTCGTCAGTGCCACCCCCGTGCAGCTAGCCCAAGCTTTGGCCAAGCGACTCGGATTTACCGGCGCACTCGGCACCGTCGCCGAGGTAAAAGACGGCGTGTTTACCGGCCGCCTCGTCGGCGACATCCTGCACGGGCCCGGCAAACTCCACGCCGTGGCCGCGCTCGCAACCATCGAACGCCTAGATCTAAGCCGCTGCACCGCCTACTCGGATTCCATCAACGACGTCCCCATGCTGTCGATGGTAGGAACCGCTGTGGCCATTAACCCCGATCGCCCCCTAGCAAAAGTGGCCAAGCAACACGGCTGGGCAGTACGCGACTACCGCAGCCTGCGCAAGGCTATTCGCACGTTCGGTATCCCCGCCCTCGTCACCGCCGCCTTTAGTTTTGGTGGGTGGAAGGCGTGGAGAAGGTAG
- a CDS encoding glutaredoxin family protein, protein MHKVELMVRSTCGSCARVAAQIRPVVAAAGVELVIVDVDSDSALASEFGDRVPVVVIDDEEFSCWEVDNEELAAELAQ, encoded by the coding sequence ATGCACAAGGTTGAGTTGATGGTGCGCAGTACGTGCGGTTCGTGTGCGCGGGTAGCGGCTCAGATACGCCCGGTGGTGGCTGCTGCTGGTGTGGAGCTTGTGATCGTCGATGTGGATTCGGATTCTGCGCTGGCCTCGGAGTTTGGTGATCGGGTGCCGGTGGTGGTGATCGACGATGAGGAATTTTCTTGTTGGGAAGTGGATAATGAGGAATTGGCTGCGGAGCTGGCTCAATAG
- the proC gene encoding pyrroline-5-carboxylate reductase, which produces MTSIAVIGGGKIGEALISGLVASGMSPKDIHVTNRNAERAQELKERYGVLTFLENVAAVDDVDMVFLCVKPQQVISVVEEIADVVDNNTSTTIVSMAAGVTNAMIEESLAAGSPVIRVMPNTPMLVGKGMSVVAPGRYADADTVASLTQLLEAVGSVEIIEESSMDAVVALSGSSPAYLFLMVEALIDAGVFLGLPRDKAKNLAVSSFAGAATMLEQTGEEPAVLRANVSSPGGTTIAAIREFEESGLRAAVYRAATAAATRNSSLG; this is translated from the coding sequence ATGACTTCAATCGCAGTAATTGGTGGCGGCAAGATCGGTGAGGCCCTGATTTCGGGCCTAGTGGCTAGTGGCATGAGTCCAAAAGATATTCATGTGACTAATCGCAACGCTGAGCGTGCTCAGGAGCTCAAGGAACGCTATGGCGTATTGACCTTCCTAGAGAATGTTGCCGCTGTTGACGACGTAGACATGGTGTTTTTGTGCGTGAAGCCGCAGCAGGTCATTTCGGTTGTGGAAGAAATCGCCGACGTTGTAGATAACAACACCAGTACCACTATTGTCTCGATGGCCGCTGGCGTGACTAATGCCATGATCGAGGAGAGCCTTGCCGCAGGTTCCCCTGTTATCCGTGTGATGCCTAATACTCCTATGTTGGTGGGTAAAGGCATGTCTGTGGTGGCCCCTGGCCGCTATGCCGATGCGGACACGGTGGCGTCGTTAACGCAGCTGTTGGAGGCTGTGGGAAGCGTGGAGATAATCGAGGAATCGAGTATGGATGCCGTGGTGGCGTTGTCGGGTTCTTCTCCTGCGTATCTCTTTTTGATGGTCGAGGCGCTTATCGACGCCGGTGTGTTCCTTGGCCTGCCCCGCGATAAGGCGAAAAACTTGGCTGTTTCTTCCTTTGCCGGTGCTGCCACGATGCTGGAGCAAACGGGCGAGGAGCCGGCGGTATTGCGTGCGAATGTGAGCTCGCCTGGCGGTACTACGATCGCTGCTATTCGCGAGTTTGAAGAAAGTGGTTTGCGTGCGGCGGTCTATCGTGCAGCGACTGCTGCGGCGACACGCAACAGTTCTTTGGGTTAG